The nucleotide sequence GGGTGCGAAAGGACAGCCGCCGAGTCCGCCTGCAGAAGTGTCAAACCTGTCAACACCTGCCTGCAGCGCTGCGTATATGTTGGCAAGCGCCATGCCTCTTGTATCATGGAAATGGGCCGTAATCAGCACGTCCGGCAGCGCTTTTTTCAGCCGTGAAAAAAGCTCATGCACCTCAAGTGGATTTGCCATGCCAATGGTGTCAGCTACACTTAAGTCATCAACTCCCGCATCTGCAAACTGTCTGCAAAGATCAACAACGGCATCCGCTTCTATTTTTCCTTCATACGGGCAATAAAAAGAAGTCGAAATACACGCCCTCACAAAAAAGTCTTCTTCTTTGAGCGAGCGGATCAGCGGCAGAAGCTTCTGCATGCTTTCTTCTGTTGTCGCGTTAATATTCTTTTGATTGAAGGTGCTGCTGACTCCCACAAAAAAAGCCACGTCTTTGCAGTTTGCTTCTTTTGCACGCGCAATCCCTTTTTCGTTCGGAGTCAGAACAAGGTTTCTGTTCTCATCGGAACAATAGGTGATGATGTCTCCAGCATCCTTCAGCTGGGGAACCCACTTTGGCGAGACAAAAGAGGTCAGTTCCATTTCTTTGAATCCTGCCTTTTTAAGTTCTTTAATAAACTGAATTTTAACGTCTGTCGGAATTTCATTTTTTTCATTTTG is from Bacillus sp. FSL H8-0547 and encodes:
- a CDS encoding hydroxymethylglutaryl-CoA lyase, with amino-acid sequence MNLPKQATLIEVGPRDGLQNEKNEIPTDVKIQFIKELKKAGFKEMELTSFVSPKWVPQLKDAGDIITYCSDENRNLVLTPNEKGIARAKEANCKDVAFFVGVSSTFNQKNINATTEESMQKLLPLIRSLKEEDFFVRACISTSFYCPYEGKIEADAVVDLCRQFADAGVDDLSVADTIGMANPLEVHELFSRLKKALPDVLITAHFHDTRGMALANIYAALQAGVDRFDTSAGGLGGCPFAPGATGNAATEDVLHMLQALNIETGIDMSQLLKAVEVIEPHLSGSVQSKQYQLSKRSKTLLN